CTTAGCCAGCCCCCGGGGCGAAGTCAACGGCAAATCGAACCGGATTTGCCCGCCGGCGCGGCATGACCTCCGGCAACTCGCGCCGGGCTTGGGTTTCACCGAAGATTCAAGGATCGCGGCGGAAAGTGTGAATGCGCCTTCTCGGCGCCCGACCGCCGTCCCACCCCGGAGTCGTACCGCAATGCAGCACCCGCTCCCCGCCAACACCCCCCGTTCCACTGCCCGCACCACCTTGCTGGCATTGACCGCCGCCGCGGCCTTCGGCGGCTTCGCCGCCACCTCGATGCAGTACCTGCTGGACCAGCCCGCATCCGCCGAGCCCGCGCCAAGCGCCGCCACCGTGCCCGCCACCGCGGCGCTGCCGGCGGTGGTCAACGGCACCCCGATGCCCTCGCTGGCGCCGATGCTCAAGCGCGTGCTGCCGGCGGTGGTCAGCGTCAACACCAAGCAGCGGGTCCGGGTGAACACCCCGTTCGGCGACGACCCGGTGTTCCGCCGCATGTTCGGCATCCCCGAGGAACGGATCGCCCAGTCGCTGGGGTCCGGCGTGATCATCGACGCCCAGCGCGGCCTGGTGCTGACCAACAACCATGTGGTCGAGGATGCCGACGAGGTGCAGGTGACCCTGGCCGACGGCCGCAGCCTGAAGGCCGAGTTCGTCGGCAACGATGCCGATACCGACATCGCGCTGATGCGCATTCCCGCGCAGAACCTGACCGCCATTCCCGTCGCCAACAGCGACCGCCTGCAGATCGGCGATTTCGTGGTGGCGGTCGGCAATCCGTTCGGGGTGGGGCAGACGGTGACCAGCGGCATCGTGTCGGCGGTCGGCCGCAACAACCTGCCCGGCGCCGGCTTCCAGAACTTCATCCAGACCGATGCGTCGATCAACCCCGGCAATTCCGGCGGCGCGCTGGTCAACCTCAACGGCGAGCTGATCGGCATCAACACCGCCAGCTTCAACCCGCGCGGTTCGATGGCCGGCAACATCGGCCTCGGTTTCGCCATCCCGTCCAACCTCGCCAGCAACATCAAGGACCAGTTGCTGGCCGGTGGCGTGGTCAGGCGCGGCACGCTGGGCATCGATACCCAGGACGTGGATGCGCGCAACATGCGCGCGCTGGGCCTGGCCGAAGCGCGCGGCGCGGTGGTGACCCGGGTGTATCCGGGTTCGGCCGGCGC
Above is a genomic segment from Thermomonas aquatica containing:
- a CDS encoding Do family serine endopeptidase, with translation MQHPLPANTPRSTARTTLLALTAAAAFGGFAATSMQYLLDQPASAEPAPSAATVPATAALPAVVNGTPMPSLAPMLKRVLPAVVSVNTKQRVRVNTPFGDDPVFRRMFGIPEERIAQSLGSGVIIDAQRGLVLTNNHVVEDADEVQVTLADGRSLKAEFVGNDADTDIALMRIPAQNLTAIPVANSDRLQIGDFVVAVGNPFGVGQTVTSGIVSAVGRNNLPGAGFQNFIQTDASINPGNSGGALVNLNGELIGINTASFNPRGSMAGNIGLGFAIPSNLASNIKDQLLAGGVVRRGTLGIDTQDVDARNMRALGLAEARGAVVTRVYPGSAGAAAGLKVGDVILAANGEHIDNAEALRNFQGLQAANARVTLDLRRDGKPLQLVSGLREAPKALAGNQLDERLAGASFAELPESLRRQGLSGVLVDEVARGSRAAQNGLQKGDVILAASSGEFTDLGGFRASFGAQPQQLVLRVLRGRNSGQLQMR